In Pseudobacter ginsenosidimutans, the following are encoded in one genomic region:
- a CDS encoding DUF305 domain-containing protein — protein sequence MKTPVQHDNKMMEAMHAMMQEMSNASLHGDPDNHFARMMQLHHAGALNMGNLVLEHNGDPAMAEMVKTMMQKQKEEIAALQLFLNNHRPMPHTEHAGFNTEMKKVMDNMDLLAEQENLTGDPDQDFATLMVHHHQAAIEMADLVIGHGADPAIKKMAGMIKTDQEAEIQWLQKWLNERRGIH from the coding sequence ATGAAAACGCCTGTACAGCACGACAATAAAATGATGGAGGCCATGCATGCGATGATGCAGGAAATGAGCAATGCCTCTTTACACGGTGATCCGGATAATCATTTTGCCCGGATGATGCAGCTTCATCATGCTGGAGCACTCAATATGGGGAACCTGGTTTTGGAACATAATGGAGATCCGGCGATGGCCGAAATGGTGAAAACGATGATGCAAAAACAGAAAGAAGAGATTGCCGCCCTGCAGTTATTCCTCAATAACCACCGTCCTATGCCGCATACAGAGCATGCCGGCTTCAATACGGAAATGAAAAAAGTGATGGACAATATGGACCTTCTTGCAGAACAGGAAAACCTCACAGGCGATCCTGACCAGGATTTCGCCACGCTGATGGTGCACCACCACCAGGCCGCCATCGAAATGGCCGACCTGGTGATTGGGCATGGTGCAGATCCTGCTATCAAAAAGATGGCCGGCATGATCAAAACAGACCAGGAAGCCGAGATACAATGGCTCCAGAAATGGCTGAACGAACGCAGGGGTATCCATTGA
- a CDS encoding HYC_CC_PP family protein, whose amino-acid sequence MKQFLVFILAFIYLGSSAGATVHLHYCKGELVDIQLGEKENKSCNGCKAPKKTVKPCMKNCCKDEHRMLKVEKDHQQAGDVQFKFVQPFFHALPVAYFELPDVFVSGSEHVLPDKHAPPLFNSVQLHLLHCNFRV is encoded by the coding sequence ATGAAACAATTCCTGGTTTTCATACTGGCTTTCATTTACCTGGGCAGCTCTGCAGGGGCCACGGTACACCTGCATTACTGCAAGGGGGAGCTGGTGGATATCCAGCTGGGCGAAAAGGAAAATAAATCATGCAATGGTTGTAAGGCTCCGAAGAAGACTGTAAAGCCATGCATGAAGAACTGCTGCAAGGATGAGCACCGGATGCTTAAAGTGGAAAAAGACCATCAGCAGGCCGGTGACGTACAGTTCAAATTCGTTCAACCTTTCTTTCATGCACTTCCCGTTGCATACTTTGAACTCCCTGACGTATTTGTATCCGGCAGCGAACATGTGCTTCCAGATAAGCATGCGCCACCGCTGTTCAACTCCGTTCAGTTACATCTTCTCCATTGTAATTTCCGTGTTTGA
- a CDS encoding efflux RND transporter permease subunit, whose protein sequence is MSWFSKKIKKEKWITEEERLKVVEDASKQVSRGVFFATVIIITSFLPVFMLTGQEGKLFHPLAWTKTFIMIVDAILVITLAPVLISFFMKGKFRPDNANPVTRVLEKIYEPIIKTVLKWRKTTLAINLAALVITIPLLKSLGSEFMPPLDEQSILFMPVTLPDVSNGEAKRILQVQDKLIRTIPEVDKVLGKAGRANTATDNSPISMIETIIMLKPKVKWREGITKKDIINELDAKLQIPGVVNGWTQPIINRINMLATGIRTDVGVKVYGQNLDTIAAVSERVRQSLEGTPGIADLYVEPVTGGKYLSINVKRDQLARYGLSVDDVNQAVETTLGGAPVAQTIEGRQRFSINVRLAQEYRNSPERIKRIPLMSSSMGEVPLSAVADVVFEDGPPMITSENAMLRGAVLFNVRDRDLGSTVKEAIEKMNNAKGILPQGYFLEWSGQYENLIRGQQTLLWIAPIVLLIIFFSLYFAFHSLREAFLSLITVPFALIGGAYMIWFWDVNLSVAVAVGFIALFGIAVETGIVMVIYLNDAMAQLVKEKGNSSASITKEDLRKYVIYGAARRLRPKLMTVCVSLFGLIPVLWATGVGTDVMKPIVLPMIGGVLTSSTHILLVTPLIFLMTKEYELRKYGKLEIHETAH, encoded by the coding sequence ATGAGCTGGTTCAGCAAAAAGATAAAAAAGGAAAAATGGATCACCGAGGAAGAGCGGCTGAAAGTGGTTGAAGACGCCAGTAAACAGGTGAGCCGTGGTGTATTCTTCGCTACCGTGATCATCATCACTTCCTTCCTCCCCGTATTCATGCTGACCGGACAGGAAGGCAAACTCTTCCATCCGCTGGCATGGACCAAGACCTTCATCATGATAGTGGATGCCATTCTGGTGATTACGCTGGCGCCGGTGCTCATCTCTTTTTTCATGAAAGGGAAATTCAGGCCGGACAACGCCAACCCGGTTACCCGCGTGCTGGAAAAGATCTATGAGCCCATCATCAAAACGGTGTTGAAATGGAGAAAGACTACCCTGGCCATCAACCTGGCCGCACTGGTGATCACCATTCCCCTGCTCAAAAGTCTCGGCAGCGAATTCATGCCGCCACTGGATGAGCAGAGTATCCTTTTCATGCCAGTGACATTGCCGGATGTATCTAACGGTGAAGCAAAACGAATTTTGCAGGTGCAGGATAAACTGATCCGTACCATACCGGAAGTAGACAAAGTGCTGGGCAAGGCAGGCCGCGCCAATACTGCAACGGACAATTCTCCCATTAGTATGATCGAGACCATCATCATGCTAAAACCGAAAGTCAAGTGGCGCGAAGGCATCACCAAAAAAGACATCATCAACGAGCTGGATGCAAAGCTGCAGATACCGGGAGTTGTGAACGGGTGGACACAGCCCATCATCAACCGCATCAATATGCTGGCTACCGGCATCAGAACGGATGTAGGTGTAAAAGTGTACGGTCAGAATCTCGATACCATCGCAGCAGTTTCTGAACGTGTGCGTCAATCGCTGGAGGGAACACCAGGCATAGCCGATCTCTACGTGGAACCCGTTACCGGAGGAAAATATCTCAGCATCAATGTGAAGCGCGACCAACTGGCGCGATACGGCCTGTCCGTGGACGATGTGAACCAGGCAGTGGAAACCACACTGGGCGGCGCTCCTGTAGCGCAGACCATTGAAGGACGTCAGCGTTTCTCCATCAACGTTAGACTGGCGCAGGAATACAGGAATAGCCCCGAACGCATCAAGCGCATACCGCTGATGTCTTCCTCTATGGGTGAAGTACCGCTGTCTGCTGTGGCGGATGTGGTGTTTGAAGATGGGCCGCCTATGATCACCTCCGAGAATGCCATGCTGCGTGGCGCAGTGCTCTTCAATGTTCGCGACCGCGACCTTGGCAGTACCGTAAAGGAAGCCATAGAAAAAATGAACAACGCTAAAGGGATTTTGCCGCAGGGATATTTCCTTGAATGGAGCGGACAATATGAAAACCTGATCCGCGGCCAGCAGACACTGCTCTGGATTGCCCCCATAGTATTGCTGATCATTTTCTTTTCCCTCTACTTCGCTTTTCATTCATTGCGCGAAGCCTTTCTCAGCCTCATTACCGTGCCTTTTGCATTGATCGGTGGCGCGTACATGATCTGGTTCTGGGATGTGAATTTATCAGTGGCAGTGGCCGTAGGTTTTATTGCCCTGTTTGGCATTGCAGTGGAAACGGGTATTGTGATGGTGATCTATCTCAACGATGCCATGGCTCAACTGGTAAAGGAAAAAGGGAATTCTTCAGCCAGCATCACTAAGGAGGATCTGAGGAAATACGTGATCTATGGAGCTGCCAGAAGATTACGCCCGAAGCTGATGACAGTCTGTGTGTCCCTGTTCGGGCTCATACCTGTGCTCTGGGCAACCGGCGTTGGAACAGATGTAATGAAACCGATCGTTCTGCCGATGATCGGCGGCGTGCTCACCAGCTCCACGCATATCCTGCTGGTAACGCCCCTCATCTTCCTCATGACCAAAGAATATGAATTACGCAAATACGGTAAACTCGAAATACATGAAACGGCTCACTAA
- a CDS encoding TolC family protein produces the protein MKRLTNIFAYALLLLPAMTQARQVPVLSLDSILKRIDQNNILLQSYELKAQSYGYSAEASTAWMAPMVGLGTFMTPYPGQKLMDDRDKGNLMLQIEQDIPNPAKQRAKKQYIASQGAVERASRAITLNEMKAQARRLYFNWLIARERIKVLEENKSIMLTMKKIEEVRYPYNQSLAGNVYKAESKIEENRNMVKMQNGTIAKARSWLNSLMNAEGNSQFEIDTTYQPVFTPAASYDTASLALQRKDILKMNESIRSMQLNVESMKLGRKPDFRIRFDHMSPLAKMMPQAYSVMGMVSIPIAPWSAKMYRNEVKAMQLSIQGMEKERAAMLQETQGMLYGMQYELHTMQQRIEGMEKKIIPALQRTMDLNFLSYQENKMNLSNVIDAWEAMTMMQMNVLDEKLKLYEMIVDYEKQLYR, from the coding sequence ATGAAACGGCTCACTAATATATTCGCATATGCATTGTTGTTGCTGCCTGCTATGACGCAGGCCCGGCAAGTGCCGGTGCTGAGTCTCGACAGTATTCTGAAACGCATCGATCAGAACAATATCCTGTTGCAGTCCTACGAACTGAAGGCACAAAGCTATGGGTACAGCGCTGAGGCCAGCACCGCCTGGATGGCGCCCATGGTAGGGCTCGGTACTTTCATGACGCCATATCCCGGGCAGAAGCTCATGGATGACCGCGACAAAGGCAACCTGATGTTGCAGATAGAACAGGACATTCCCAATCCGGCGAAACAACGCGCAAAGAAACAATACATCGCTTCGCAGGGTGCGGTGGAAAGGGCCAGCCGTGCCATCACGCTGAATGAAATGAAGGCGCAGGCAAGGCGTCTTTATTTCAACTGGCTCATTGCAAGGGAAAGGATAAAAGTGCTGGAAGAGAATAAAAGTATCATGCTTACCATGAAGAAGATCGAAGAAGTACGCTATCCCTACAATCAGTCGCTGGCCGGCAACGTGTATAAAGCGGAATCGAAAATAGAGGAAAACAGGAATATGGTAAAAATGCAAAACGGCACCATCGCCAAAGCGCGCAGTTGGCTCAACAGCCTGATGAATGCGGAAGGCAACAGCCAGTTCGAGATAGATACCACCTACCAGCCCGTATTCACACCCGCAGCCAGTTACGATACGGCTTCTCTGGCTTTGCAAAGGAAAGATATCCTCAAAATGAACGAGAGCATCCGGAGCATGCAACTGAATGTGGAAAGCATGAAGCTCGGCAGAAAACCTGATTTCCGCATCCGCTTCGATCATATGAGCCCGCTGGCGAAGATGATGCCGCAGGCATACAGCGTCATGGGTATGGTGAGCATTCCCATTGCACCCTGGAGTGCAAAAATGTACAGGAATGAAGTGAAGGCCATGCAGCTCAGCATACAGGGTATGGAAAAAGAAAGGGCTGCAATGCTGCAGGAAACACAAGGAATGCTCTATGGTATGCAATATGAGCTGCACACCATGCAGCAACGAATCGAAGGCATGGAAAAGAAGATCATTCCTGCACTGCAACGCACCATGGACCTGAACTTCCTCTCCTACCAGGAAAACAAGATGAATCTCAGCAATGTGATAGACGCCTGGGAAGCCATGACCATGATGCAGATGAATGTGCTGGACGAAAAATTAAAGTTGTACGAAATGATAGTTGATTATGAGAAACAGTTATATCGTTAG
- a CDS encoding efflux RND transporter permease subunit: protein MVHRIIEWSLRNRYIVLLLAAILFIWGFFAMKKNPVDAIPDLSENQVIVFTEWMGRGPQLIEDQITYPLVTNLQGLPKIKYVRGSSMFGMSFIYVIFNDDVDVYWARERVLERLSTVTRSLPTGVTPQLGPDGTGVGHILWYTLDAPQMDLGEQRALQDWYVKFALQNVEGVSEIASFGGFQKQYQVTLDPNKLLYYRLSVNEVLNAIRANNNESGGRKFELSDIGYIIKTSGYLQSMEEIGNIPVKNQNSIPVRVSDIGTVQMTGETRLGIFDQDGEGERVGGIVVMRYGENAAAVIDRVKEKMKEVAKGFPEKVKFDIVYDRGELITESVESIKRTLLEEMLVVSIVVIVFLFHWRSALSIIIQIPITLAASFILLNAFGISSNIMSLTGIALAIGVIVDNGIIMSENAYKHLAERYAIWQEKQKNEQL, encoded by the coding sequence ATGGTACATCGCATTATTGAATGGTCTCTGAGGAACCGTTATATTGTTCTGTTGCTGGCCGCCATCCTGTTTATCTGGGGATTCTTTGCCATGAAGAAAAACCCGGTGGACGCCATTCCCGATCTTTCTGAAAACCAGGTGATCGTTTTTACAGAATGGATGGGACGCGGACCGCAACTGATCGAAGACCAGATCACCTATCCCCTCGTTACCAATTTACAGGGACTTCCCAAAATCAAATATGTGCGGGGCTCTTCCATGTTCGGAATGAGTTTCATCTACGTGATCTTTAACGATGATGTTGATGTATACTGGGCCCGCGAGCGCGTACTGGAAAGGCTCAGCACCGTTACCCGCTCACTGCCCACCGGCGTTACACCGCAGCTGGGGCCGGATGGTACCGGCGTTGGGCATATCCTCTGGTATACCCTGGACGCTCCGCAAATGGACCTGGGTGAACAAAGGGCACTGCAGGACTGGTACGTGAAATTCGCATTACAAAATGTTGAAGGAGTAAGCGAGATCGCCAGTTTCGGCGGCTTCCAGAAACAATACCAGGTAACGCTTGATCCCAATAAACTCCTCTACTATCGCTTATCTGTGAACGAAGTATTGAATGCCATCCGCGCCAATAACAATGAATCCGGAGGCCGGAAATTCGAACTGAGCGATATCGGCTATATTATCAAAACCTCCGGCTATTTGCAGTCGATGGAAGAGATCGGCAATATTCCCGTCAAGAATCAGAACAGTATACCTGTTCGTGTATCCGATATCGGTACGGTTCAGATGACGGGCGAAACACGTCTTGGCATCTTCGACCAGGATGGCGAAGGTGAACGTGTTGGTGGCATCGTGGTGATGCGATATGGCGAGAATGCCGCTGCCGTGATCGACCGTGTGAAAGAGAAGATGAAAGAAGTGGCGAAAGGCTTTCCCGAAAAAGTGAAATTCGATATCGTGTATGACCGTGGTGAACTGATCACGGAATCGGTGGAGTCCATCAAACGTACGCTGCTGGAAGAAATGCTGGTTGTGTCCATCGTAGTGATCGTGTTCCTGTTCCACTGGAGGAGCGCACTCAGTATTATCATCCAGATCCCCATTACTCTCGCAGCCAGTTTCATTCTGCTTAATGCATTTGGCATCAGTTCAAATATCATGAGCCTTACCGGTATTGCACTGGCCATCGGAGTGATCGTAGACAATGGCATCATCATGAGCGAGAACGCCTACAAACATCTTGCGGAACGATATGCCATATGGCAGGAAAAACAAAAAAATGAACAATTATGA
- a CDS encoding RNA polymerase sigma factor has product MLHTSQELLNRIAAGDQEAFAALHHQYWDECYGLALAFLKSPDQAEDVVQDVFMKLWVKRSSLPAINDFTPYFMVMVRNEIINYLRQLAQRQKKHAQYVSDNSVNLQQFFAVSDEDTAAVIRKALGELTDRQQQIFSLSRDAGLSHEEIAEQLGLSKKTVSNTITQVLNHLRITLYQHGLMAWLAWVVLKQ; this is encoded by the coding sequence ATGCTACATACCAGTCAGGAATTGCTAAACCGTATTGCTGCAGGTGACCAGGAAGCTTTCGCTGCCCTGCACCATCAATATTGGGATGAATGTTATGGGCTGGCGCTGGCCTTTCTGAAATCTCCTGATCAGGCCGAGGATGTAGTACAGGATGTATTCATGAAGCTTTGGGTGAAGCGGAGCAGTCTTCCCGCCATCAATGATTTTACTCCTTATTTTATGGTGATGGTCCGTAATGAGATCATCAATTATCTCCGTCAACTGGCCCAGCGGCAGAAGAAACATGCGCAATATGTTTCAGACAACAGCGTCAATCTTCAGCAGTTCTTTGCTGTTTCCGATGAAGACACTGCCGCAGTTATCAGGAAAGCGCTGGGAGAATTGACAGATAGACAGCAACAGATCTTCTCCTTAAGCCGCGATGCAGGCCTCTCTCACGAAGAGATCGCTGAGCAGCTCGGCCTCTCCAAAAAAACCGTATCCAACACCATTACCCAGGTCCTCAACCATCTCCGGATAACCCTTTACCAACACGGCCTTATGGCCTGGCTGGCATGGGTGGTCCTGAAGCAGTAA
- a CDS encoding LLM class flavin-dependent oxidoreductase yields the protein MEIGISTFVERTPDPSTGITISPQQRLADLLEEAVLLEQVGLDVFAVGEHHRPDFVASSPAVILAAIAAKTKKIKLSSAVTVLSSDDPVRVFQDFATLDLLSEGRAEIMAGRGSFIESFPLFGYNLDDYDELFAEKLELLIQLTKSEKINWQGKHRPAIRNLGIYPRPFQQELPVWVAVGGTPQSVIRAAKYGLPLALAIIGGSPDHFVPLVKLYKEEYAKAGHDPAKMQIGVHSHGYIADSSDQAALEFYPPYQHVMTQLGKERGWPPMSPQQYQALRSKKGALLVGDPNEVTDKILHYHELFGLTRFLLHISVGTLPHKQVMHAIELLGTKVAPAVKKHQGQ from the coding sequence ATGGAAATAGGCATCAGTACTTTCGTTGAGCGCACTCCCGATCCGTCTACAGGCATTACCATTTCACCACAGCAAAGGCTGGCCGATCTGCTGGAAGAAGCCGTGCTGCTTGAACAGGTGGGGCTGGATGTTTTTGCAGTAGGCGAACACCATCGACCGGATTTTGTTGCCTCTTCTCCTGCCGTGATCCTGGCTGCCATTGCAGCGAAAACAAAAAAGATAAAACTGAGCAGCGCAGTCACTGTGCTCAGTTCGGATGATCCTGTACGTGTGTTCCAGGATTTTGCAACGCTTGACCTGCTCTCTGAAGGCCGTGCAGAGATCATGGCTGGCCGCGGTTCTTTCATCGAATCCTTTCCCCTCTTCGGTTATAACCTGGACGATTATGATGAGCTCTTTGCAGAAAAACTGGAATTACTGATCCAGCTCACCAAATCGGAAAAGATCAACTGGCAGGGTAAACACCGTCCAGCTATCCGTAACCTGGGCATTTACCCGCGTCCTTTCCAGCAGGAACTGCCTGTTTGGGTGGCAGTGGGCGGCACTCCCCAATCTGTGATCCGTGCCGCGAAATATGGACTGCCACTGGCATTGGCCATTATCGGCGGAAGTCCTGATCATTTTGTGCCCCTGGTGAAATTGTATAAGGAAGAATACGCGAAAGCCGGACATGATCCTGCAAAAATGCAGATCGGTGTTCACTCACATGGATATATAGCCGATAGTTCCGACCAGGCTGCGCTGGAATTCTATCCTCCTTACCAGCATGTGATGACGCAGCTCGGAAAGGAACGCGGATGGCCTCCCATGAGCCCGCAACAATACCAGGCATTACGTTCTAAAAAAGGCGCACTGCTGGTAGGCGATCCCAATGAGGTGACGGATAAGATCCTGCACTATCATGAATTGTTTGGACTTACGCGTTTCCTCCTGCATATCAGTGTAGGCACATTGCCGCATAAACAGGTGATGCATGCCATCGAACTGCTGGGCACCAAAGTGGCGCCGGCTGTGAAAAAGCATCAGGGACAATAA